Proteins encoded together in one Kutzneria kofuensis window:
- a CDS encoding amino acid permease, translating into MIAMGGAIGVGLFLGAGGRLHAAGPGLILSYALCGLAAFFVMRALGELVLYRPTSGSFVTYAREFIGPWAGFTSGWMYWLNWAMTGVAEITAVGIYVQRWLPNLPTWITALIALVALLVINLVSVKLFGELEFWFSVIKVTAIVVFLLVGIGLVVTSTNIAGHPAGPANLVADGGFFPHGIGVALIALQAVIFAYSAIELVGIAAGETKDPHKVMPKAINGVVWRIAIFYVGSVTLLAMLLPSIMYSSSTSPFVTVFSALGLPWVGDVMNAIVLTAALSSCNSGLYSTGRVLRSLADKKEAPAFAGRMSSRHVPYGGILFTSVVYVAGVALNQFKGATAAFDIATAIASLGVVATWATLVFCQMRLRQAALRGELERPSYRMPGAPWTGWLTLAFLALIVVMMGFAGGAEQVAFFSIPGIAAVIAIGWWAVSRRRRAAESDPSSAVPVAGQ; encoded by the coding sequence ATGATCGCGATGGGCGGCGCCATCGGCGTCGGCCTGTTCCTCGGCGCCGGCGGCCGCCTGCACGCCGCCGGCCCCGGCCTGATCCTGTCCTACGCGCTGTGCGGCCTGGCCGCCTTCTTCGTCATGCGGGCACTGGGCGAGCTGGTGCTCTACCGGCCGACGTCCGGCAGCTTCGTCACCTACGCCCGCGAGTTCATCGGCCCCTGGGCCGGCTTCACCTCGGGCTGGATGTACTGGCTGAACTGGGCGATGACCGGCGTCGCCGAGATCACCGCGGTCGGCATCTACGTGCAGCGCTGGCTGCCGAACCTGCCGACCTGGATCACCGCGCTGATCGCGCTGGTGGCGCTGCTGGTGATCAACCTGGTGTCGGTGAAGCTGTTCGGCGAGCTGGAGTTCTGGTTCTCCGTCATCAAGGTCACCGCGATCGTGGTGTTCCTGCTGGTCGGCATCGGCCTGGTGGTCACGTCCACGAACATCGCCGGCCACCCGGCCGGCCCGGCCAACCTGGTCGCCGACGGCGGCTTCTTCCCGCACGGCATCGGCGTCGCGCTGATCGCGCTGCAGGCGGTCATCTTCGCGTACTCGGCGATCGAGCTGGTCGGCATCGCCGCCGGCGAGACCAAGGACCCGCACAAGGTCATGCCGAAGGCCATCAACGGCGTCGTCTGGCGGATCGCGATCTTCTACGTCGGCTCGGTCACCCTGCTGGCGATGCTGCTGCCCTCGATCATGTACAGCAGCTCCACCAGCCCGTTCGTCACCGTGTTCAGCGCGCTGGGCCTGCCCTGGGTCGGCGACGTGATGAACGCGATCGTGCTCACGGCGGCCCTGTCCTCCTGCAACTCCGGCCTGTACTCCACCGGCCGCGTGCTGCGCTCGCTGGCCGACAAGAAGGAGGCCCCCGCCTTCGCCGGCAGGATGAGCAGCCGGCACGTCCCGTACGGCGGCATCCTGTTCACCTCCGTCGTCTACGTCGCCGGTGTCGCGCTCAACCAGTTCAAGGGCGCGACCGCCGCGTTCGACATCGCCACCGCGATCGCCTCGCTCGGCGTCGTCGCCACCTGGGCCACGCTGGTGTTCTGCCAGATGCGGCTGCGCCAGGCGGCGCTGCGCGGCGAGCTGGAGCGGCCGAGCTACCGGATGCCGGGCGCGCCCTGGACCGGCTGGCTGACGCTGGCGTTCCTGGCGCTGATCGTGGTGATGATGGGCTTCGCCGGCGGCGCCGAGCAGGTCGCCTTCTTCTCCATCCCGGGCATCGCGGCGGTCATCGCGATCGGCTGGTGGGCGGTCAGCCGCCGGCGCCGGGCGGCCGAGTCCGACCCCTCCAGCGCGGTCCCCGTCGCCGGTCAATAA
- a CDS encoding AzlD domain-containing protein — MTLAVVLALAAGTYGIRFAGPQLRNRITVPARVQMLLSMAATALLLALVAVNAFVPGGKFGGWALAAGVFVGGVAAWRKVPFVLVVVLAAATTAALRLVGVA; from the coding sequence ATGACGCTGGCAGTCGTCCTCGCACTTGCCGCCGGCACCTATGGGATTCGCTTCGCCGGCCCCCAACTGCGCAATCGCATCACCGTGCCGGCCCGCGTGCAAATGCTGCTGTCAATGGCCGCGACGGCACTGCTCCTTGCCCTCGTGGCGGTCAACGCGTTCGTGCCCGGCGGCAAATTCGGCGGCTGGGCGCTGGCCGCCGGTGTATTTGTCGGCGGCGTGGCGGCCTGGCGCAAGGTGCCGTTCGTGCTGGTGGTCGTGTTGGCGGCGGCCACGACGGCGGCACTGCGACTGGTCGGCGTCGCTTAA
- a CDS encoding AzlC family ABC transporter permease encodes MIRNVSPIALTAFVTGASFGAIAVAAHIPIWLVCAMSLLVFAGGSQFMVVGIVAAGGSPIAAVFAGLLLNARHLPFGLAIGDVLGERLATRVIGSHILVDESVAFAMAQGDRKRAKAAFWTCGLALLLTWNSGTLVGALIGQVIGDPNRFGMDAAFPAAMFALVLPALKDRVTLRVALLGAAIAVATTPFLPPGIPVVLAALGVIAALPTRKKAVTA; translated from the coding sequence TTGATCCGCAATGTCTCGCCCATAGCCCTGACCGCGTTCGTCACGGGAGCGTCCTTCGGCGCGATCGCGGTGGCCGCGCACATCCCGATCTGGCTCGTCTGCGCGATGTCGCTGCTGGTCTTCGCGGGCGGCTCGCAGTTCATGGTGGTGGGCATCGTCGCCGCGGGCGGCAGCCCGATCGCGGCGGTGTTCGCGGGCCTGCTGCTCAACGCCCGGCACCTGCCGTTCGGCCTGGCCATCGGCGACGTGCTCGGCGAGCGGCTGGCGACCCGCGTCATCGGCAGCCACATCCTCGTCGACGAGTCGGTGGCGTTCGCGATGGCCCAGGGCGACCGCAAGCGGGCCAAGGCGGCGTTCTGGACCTGCGGCCTGGCCCTCCTTCTCACGTGGAACAGCGGCACGCTGGTGGGAGCCCTGATCGGGCAGGTCATCGGCGACCCGAACCGCTTCGGCATGGACGCCGCGTTCCCCGCCGCGATGTTCGCGCTCGTCCTCCCGGCGCTGAAGGACCGCGTCACGCTGCGGGTGGCGCTGCTGGGGGCGGCGATCGCCGTCGCGACGACGCCGTTCCTGCCGCCGGGAATTCCGGTGGTGCTGGCGGCTTTGGGTGTGATCGCGGCGCTGCCCACCCGGAAGAAGGCGGTGACGGCATGA
- a CDS encoding helix-turn-helix domain-containing protein: protein MDQDRSSAPLDVIAAALRRERDRVGLSLSELAKRAGIAKSTLSQLESGAGNPSVETLWALGVALGVPFSRLVDPPKPAVLVVRFGEGPYVRSEQSNYSATLLSACPPGARRDIYLITMSTDSGRQSVPHIPGSVEHLIVSTGRVLAGPADDPRELGPGDYLSYPGDVPHIYQALDPGTVAVLVMEHV from the coding sequence GTGGATCAGGACCGCAGTTCCGCCCCGCTGGACGTGATCGCCGCCGCGCTGCGCCGGGAACGCGACCGCGTCGGCCTGTCCCTCTCCGAGCTGGCCAAGCGCGCCGGCATCGCCAAGTCGACGCTGTCCCAGCTCGAGTCCGGCGCGGGCAACCCGAGCGTCGAGACCCTGTGGGCCCTGGGCGTGGCGCTCGGCGTCCCCTTTTCCCGCCTCGTCGATCCCCCCAAGCCCGCCGTCCTCGTCGTCCGCTTCGGCGAGGGGCCCTACGTTCGCTCCGAGCAGTCCAACTACTCCGCCACCCTGCTCTCCGCCTGTCCCCCGGGCGCGCGGCGGGACATCTACCTGATCACCATGAGCACCGACTCCGGCCGCCAGTCCGTGCCGCACATCCCGGGCTCCGTCGAGCACCTCATCGTCTCCACCGGCCGCGTGCTCGCCGGCCCCGCCGACGACCCCAGGGAACTCGGCCCCGGCGACTACCTCTCGTACCCCGGCGACGTCCCGCACATCTACCAGGCCCTCGACCCCGGCACCGTGGCGGTCCTGGTGATGGAGCACGTGTGA
- the ahcY gene encoding adenosylhomocysteinase, whose translation MSGKLRQVNGIDFAVADLALAEAGRHQIRLAELEMPGLMALREEFGESKPLRGARIAGSLHMTVQTAVLIETLVDLGAQVRWVSCNIFSTQDEAAAAVVVGREGTVHEPKGTSVFAWKGETLAEYWWCADQLFTFPDGQPPNMVVDDGGDATLLVHKGVEFETAGKVPAATEEDGEEYGILLATIAASMERDPKRFTRVAEQMRGVTEETTVGVKRMYKLAADGELLFPAINVNDSVTKSKFDNKYGIRHSLADGLNRATDVMLGGKLAVVCGYGDVGKGAADSLRGQGARVVVTEIDPICALQAAMEGLEVVHLDDVVHKADIFITTTGNFNIIMAEHMGRMKHNAIVGNVGHFDNEIDMAGLARVPGIRKIEIKPQVHEWVFPDGHAIIVLSEGRLMNLGNATGHPSFVMSNSFSNQVIAQIELFTKPGDYQREVYRLPKHLDEKVARLHLDALGVRLTELSKEQAEYIGVDVAGPYKPDHYRY comes from the coding sequence ATGAGCGGGAAACTGAGGCAGGTCAACGGAATCGACTTCGCGGTGGCGGACCTGGCGCTGGCCGAGGCGGGGCGGCACCAGATCCGGTTGGCGGAGCTGGAGATGCCGGGCCTGATGGCGCTGCGCGAGGAGTTCGGCGAGAGCAAGCCGTTGCGGGGGGCGAGGATCGCGGGCTCGCTGCACATGACGGTGCAGACGGCGGTGCTGATCGAGACCCTGGTGGACCTGGGGGCACAGGTCCGCTGGGTGTCGTGCAACATCTTCTCCACGCAGGACGAGGCCGCGGCGGCGGTCGTGGTGGGCCGCGAGGGCACGGTGCACGAGCCGAAGGGGACCTCGGTGTTCGCCTGGAAGGGCGAGACGCTGGCGGAGTACTGGTGGTGCGCGGACCAGCTGTTCACCTTCCCCGACGGCCAGCCGCCGAACATGGTCGTCGACGACGGCGGCGACGCGACCCTGTTGGTGCACAAGGGAGTCGAGTTCGAGACGGCCGGAAAGGTGCCGGCGGCCACCGAGGAGGACGGCGAGGAGTACGGCATCCTGCTGGCCACCATCGCGGCGAGCATGGAGCGCGACCCCAAGCGGTTCACCCGGGTCGCGGAGCAGATGCGCGGCGTCACCGAGGAGACAACCGTTGGCGTGAAACGGATGTACAAGCTGGCGGCGGACGGCGAGCTGCTGTTCCCGGCGATCAACGTGAACGACTCGGTGACGAAGTCCAAGTTCGACAACAAGTACGGCATCCGGCACTCGCTGGCCGACGGCCTCAACCGCGCCACCGACGTGATGCTCGGCGGTAAGCTCGCGGTGGTCTGCGGCTACGGCGACGTGGGCAAGGGCGCCGCGGACTCGCTGCGCGGCCAGGGCGCGCGGGTGGTCGTCACGGAGATCGACCCGATCTGCGCGCTGCAGGCGGCGATGGAGGGCCTGGAGGTCGTGCACCTGGACGACGTGGTGCACAAGGCGGACATCTTCATCACCACCACCGGCAACTTCAACATCATCATGGCCGAGCACATGGGCCGGATGAAGCACAACGCGATCGTCGGCAACGTCGGACACTTCGACAACGAGATCGACATGGCCGGGCTGGCCCGGGTGCCGGGCATTCGCAAGATCGAGATCAAGCCGCAGGTGCACGAGTGGGTGTTCCCGGACGGGCACGCGATCATCGTGCTGTCCGAGGGCCGGCTGATGAACCTGGGCAACGCCACCGGGCATCCCAGCTTCGTCATGTCGAACTCGTTCTCCAACCAGGTGATCGCCCAGATCGAACTGTTCACCAAGCCGGGCGATTACCAGCGCGAGGTCTACCGGCTGCCCAAGCACCTGGACGAGAAGGTGGCCCGGCTGCACCTGGACGCGCTGGGCGTGCGGCTGACCGAGCTGAGCAAGGAGCAGGCCGAGTACATCGGGGTGGACGTCGCCGGTCCGTACAAGCCGGATCACTACCGGTACTGA
- a CDS encoding polysaccharide lyase family 7 protein, whose amino-acid sequence MRKLLTALAIAGASLTGVVAPAAHAAPQADPTAGLKQYSDTFKVQHPYDLPQSARFSTSAGPVYNAWIMKGDKPFSQGSGTGPRTEMRWGTNWSRTEHQWSADVLVDSGTEGACIMQVKGDTGGEAVYLNVHNNGSLYNSVNKTPIATGLWGKWFHLNTDFNPADGSFRVWIDGRQVLSGHYSAPASKVWYFKNGVYNTNGAKAEAHFKNITFWQK is encoded by the coding sequence ATGAGAAAACTCCTGACCGCGCTGGCCATCGCCGGCGCGTCCCTGACGGGAGTGGTCGCGCCTGCGGCGCACGCCGCGCCGCAGGCCGACCCGACCGCCGGTCTCAAGCAGTACAGCGACACGTTCAAGGTCCAGCATCCGTACGACCTGCCCCAGTCCGCACGCTTCTCCACGTCCGCGGGCCCGGTGTACAACGCCTGGATCATGAAGGGCGACAAGCCCTTCTCACAGGGGTCGGGCACCGGACCGCGGACCGAGATGCGCTGGGGCACCAACTGGTCGCGGACCGAGCACCAGTGGTCGGCCGACGTGCTGGTCGACTCCGGCACCGAGGGCGCCTGCATCATGCAGGTCAAGGGCGACACGGGTGGCGAGGCCGTCTACCTCAACGTGCACAACAACGGAAGTCTCTACAACAGCGTCAACAAGACGCCGATCGCCACCGGCCTGTGGGGCAAGTGGTTCCACCTGAACACCGACTTCAACCCGGCCGACGGGTCCTTCCGGGTGTGGATCGACGGCAGGCAGGTGCTCTCCGGCCACTACTCCGCGCCGGCCAGCAAGGTCTGGTACTTCAAGAACGGCGTCTACAACACCAACGGGGCCAAGGCCGAGGCCCACTTCAAGAACATCACCTTCTGGCAGAAGTAG